From Mesorhizobium sp. Pch-S:
ATCAACAACGTCGCCAAGGCGCACGGCGGTTACTCGGTGTTCGCCGGCGTTGGCGAGCGTACCCGCGAAGGCAATGACCTCTATCACGAGTTCATCGAATCGGGCGTCAACAAGAAGGGTGGCGGCCAGGGTTCGAAGGCAGCTCTCGTGTACGGCCAGATGAACGAGCCGCCGGGAGCCCGCGCCCGCGTCGCTCTGACCGGTCTGACGGTTGCCGAGTACTTCCGCGACCAGGGCCAGGACGTGCTGTTCTTCGTCGACAACATCTTCCGCTTCACCCAGGCGGGTTCGGAAGTGTCGGCTCTGCTCGGCCGTATTCCTTCGGCCGTCGGTTATCAGCCGACGCTCGCCACCGACATGGGCGCGCTGCAGGAACGCATCACCACCACCACCAAGGGCTCGATCACCTCGGTGCAGGCCATCTACGTGCCTGCCGACGACTTGACCGACCCGGCGCCGGCAACCTCGTTCGCGCACCTTGATGCGACGACCGTGTTGAACCGCGCCATCTCGGAAAAGGGCATCTATCCGGCGGTGGATCCGCTGGACTCGACCTCGCGCATGCTTGACCCGCTGATCGTCGGCGACGAGCATTATCAGGTCGCCCGCCAGGTGCAGTCGATCCTTCAGCGCTACAAGTCGCTGCAGGACATCATCGCCATCCTGGGCATGGACGAGCTGTCGGAAGAGGACAAGCAGACGGTTGCCCGCGCCCGCAAGATCGAGCGCTTCCTGTCGCAGCCGTTCTTCGTCGCCGAAGTGTTCACCGGTGCGCCTGGCAAGCTGGTTGACCTCGCTGACACCATCAAGGGCTTCAAGGGCCTCTGCGATGGCGACTACGATCACCTGCCGGAAGCCGCCTTCTACATGGTCGGCAACATCGACGAGGCGGTCGAGAAGGCCCAGCGTCTGGCTGCCGAAGCGGCCTGATCGCAAAAACCAATCGCGCGGGCGATGTCGTCCGCGCGTTTCGTTCCGAGCGTTAGTGAGACGACATGGCTAAAGCTTTCAAATTCGAACTGGTCTCTCCCGAGCGCCTGCTTGTCTCGGAAGACGTCGAGTCCGTCGTCATTCCGGGTGCGGAAGGCGAGATGACCGTCATGGCGGAGCATGCTCCGGTCATGACCACCATCAAGCCGGGCGTCGTCACGGTGAAGCCGGCTTCCGGCAATGTCCAGCGCTTCGTGGTGTTCGGCGGTTTCGCGGACATCCTGCCTTCGGGCTGCACGCTGCTGGCGGAATCCGCCGTCGCCGTCGGCGACATCGACCGGGCCGACATCGCTCGCCGCATCCAGGAGGCGCGCGAGGATATCGCCGACGCCAAGGACGATGCGTCCCGCACCAAGGCCGAGCAGTTCCTGCACCAGCTCACCACGCTGGAAGGCGCGATCCTGCCTGCCTGACGGGTTGCTTGCACAGAATTCAAAAAGCCGGGCTTCAACCCGGCTTTTTTGTTGTCTGAAAACGATGGAGTTCTGCGTGGTCCTGAAGTTGCAGCGTATCCAGAGCAATTCCGGCAGCGGTTTCCGTCCAGACTTGCATAAAAACAAATAGTTAGAGCGTTTCCGTGAAAAACGGAAACGCTCTAGACGCGCCAGAGGCGTTTCGCATTGGCTGAGAGCAGCTGCGACCGCTCGTCTATGCTCGTGCCCGCCAGCAAGGCGTGCGTGGCAGCGACCCAGGTCGAAAGCCCTCCGCCCAGCGTGCAGACCGGCCAATCGCTGCCCCAAACCACGCGATCCCAGCCGAAGCTTGTGATGACGTGCTCCGCATAAGGCCGCAGCGTCTCGACGGACCATTCATCCGGATTTGCGTAGGCGACGATGCCCGAGATCTTGGCCACCACATTCGGCCGACGGGAAATCTCGGCGATATGCTCGCGCCAGGGATGCTCGATCCCGCCCTTGATGTCCGGTACCCCGCAATGGTCGAGCACGAATGTCGTCTCGGGCGCGAGGTCGATCAGAGCGATGGCCTTGGGGATCTGGTGCGGCAGCACGCAAAGATCGAAGGTGAGGCCGCCGCCGATCCGTCGGATGTTTTCGCGAAACAAGGCGCCTTCGGAGACATCATCCGGCACGACATGCAGCACGCGGCGGAAGCCCTTGACGAATGGCTCGCTGCGGACGCGGTCAAGATAGGCTGGAAAACCGCTCTCTTCCGGCCGGCAGGAAGCGATGGCGCCGCGCACCAGACTGTCCGCGTTCGTCGCCAGGGCCTTCACATGGGCGGTTTCCGCTTCGATGTCGTTCGGGTGGACATCCACCTCCATGTGGAATGCGCCTTCGATGCCCGCACGACGGGCCTCGAGCGCGTATTGTTCATGCAGAAAGTCGCGGTTGAGCGCCGGCACGCTGCTGAGCCAGGGGTAATGCAACGCCTGCCTGTCGATCAGGTGCAGATGGGTGTCGAAGATCATGGAGCTTCCCTGAATGCGGCGGCGAAAGCACGCCCTGCTTCGACCATGAGAGCATCATTCCGGCGGGAAGGAAATGCTTCTTGGCGGGAAGCTTTTTTGCCGCACCGGCGGCAAGACGTGGTGGTCAAGGCAACTGCCCTTCCCTGGAGCATTTCCGTTACTGGCGGAAACGTGGAAACGCTCTAATTCTTTGTTTTCACGCAATTTCGGACGAAAAAGCGCTGCGCACTTCTCCCGAAATTGCTCTAAGGTGCGGCCCCGGCGCGAAGGCGACCCAAAGCCAAGCCGCGCCTGCATCGAGGAGGAAGACGATGGGTTCACTCGACGGCAAGACCGTGGTCGTGACCGCGGCCGCACAAGGTATCGGGCGAGCGAGTGCAATTGCTTTCGCCGAGGCGGGAGCGAGTGTCGTGGCCACCGACATCAACGAACCGCTGCTCGTCGAACTGGCCAGGACAAAGGGCGTTCAGGTCCGCAAACTTGACGTCCTCGACGATGCGGCGGTCAAGCAGGTCTTCGCGAAGATCGGTCGCGTCGACGTGCTGTTCAATTGCGCCGGCTTCGTCCATTCCGGATCGGTGCTGGAGATGAAGGACGGCGATCTCGACTTTGCCTTCGATCTCAACGTCAAGGCGATGGTGCGCACCATACAGGCCGTGCTGCCAGGCATGATCGAGCGCGGTGACGGTGTCATCATCAACATGTCGTCAGTGGCTTCGAGCATCAAGGGCGTCCCCAATCGCTTCGTCTACGGCCTTACCAAGGCGGCGGTGATCGGGCTCACCAAGGCAGTGGCTGCGGATTTCATCACCAAGGGCATCCGCTGCAACGCCATCTGTCCCGGTACCGTCGACAGCCCATCCTTGGAGGGACGCATGCGTGCACAGGGCAACTATGAAGATGCGCGCGCCGCTTTTCTTGCCCGCCAACCCACCGGCCGGCTCGGCACGCCGGAAGAAATCGCAGCGCTCGCGGTGCATCTCGCCGGCGCCACCTACACCACCGGCCAGGCATACGCCATCGATGGCGGCTGGACGCTGTAACCATTGGGATTGAACTGGAGGACTGTATGAAACTTGTTCGCTATGGCGCCGCCGGCGCCGAAAAGCCCGGTCTCGTCGATGCGGACGGCACCATCCGCGATCTGTCCGGCCACGTCGCCGACATCGGCGGCAAGGCCCTGGATCCGGCGTCGCTCGCCAGCCTTGCCAGGCTCGATGCGAAGGCCCTGCCGGCCGTCTCCGGCAAGCCGCGCTTCGGTGCCTGCGTCGCCGGCACGGGAAAGTTCATCTGCATCGGTCTCAACTATGCCGACCATGCCGCCGAATCCGGCCTGCAGGTGCCACCAGAGCCGGTGGTGTTCATGAAGGCCACCTCGGCCATCGTCGGACCGGATGACGACGTCCTCATCCCGCGCGGATCGCTCAAGACCGACTGGGAAGTCGAACTCGGCGTCGTCATCGGCAGAACCGCCAAATATGTCTCCGAAGCCGAGGCGCTGGATTATGTCGCCGGCTACTGCGTCGCCCACGACGTGTCGGAGCGGGCGTTCCAGACCGAGCGCTCCGGACAATGGACCAAGGGCAAGAGCTGCGACACCTTCGGCCCGACCGGGCCATGGCTGGTGACCAGGGACGAGGTCAAGGATCCGCAGGATCTCAAGATGTGGCTCACCGTCAATGGCGAGACGATGCAGAACGGTTCGACCCGGACGATGGTCTATGGCGTGGCTTTCCTGGTTTCCTACCTGTCACAGTTCATGAGCCTGCATCCCGGCGACATCATCTCCACCGGCACGCCGCCAGGCGTCGGCATGGGCATGAAGCCGCCGCGCTACCTGAAAGACGGCGACGTCGTCGAACTCGGTATCGAGGGCCTCGGCACCCAGCGCCAGACGTTCCGGGCGGACGTCTGAATATCGATCACGCCGCCCTTCCGCAGAAAGGCGGCGTGATCCCGACCTTCAGATCAGGCGTCAGCACGGCGACGATTGGTGTTCCCCTGTTCGTCTGGCTCGACCTTTCGCCATGACGGGAGGCTGCAGCTGCGCTGAGCAGCAAAAAGCTGCAATAGCGCCCACAAGCGCCAGCGGTCCGGCTGTGACGCGACAGCCCTTCCGACGCTCTCCGGCTTTTTCGATTCAATGACCAGGCCGCGCCCACTTCGCGCGAAAGCGCAGGTCGCTTCTTCCAGGGAAGCACGAATTTATCGGAGACAGGACGACAAGGCCCCACGATGCGGAACACCTGGAACTTCGCTTTCTTCGATCATTAGCTGGGCGTTCTCGGGTGTCTAACATTATGAGGGCGCGTTCGGCGAACGGCTCTCGTAGGGACATCGGAACCCGCTTCGCGGGCTCTTTGATACGGGGATCGGGCAATGCAGGCCGAACGGGCGTCGGGACACAGGGACATTCATCGCCGCGCGAGCGAAGGCAACGAGCGGAAGCCTAAAACAGCTTTGCTTCCGTCTCTGGCGATATGGACGGCTCTTGTCGCGAGCATGCCTTGTTCAGTCCCTGCTTATGCGCAGTCGGCCGAGACGACGTCTCGCCCCGGAAGGATTTCTTTCAACATTCCATCTCAATCCTTGTCGAAGGCGCTCATAGCCTATTCCGGTGTGGCCGGCGTTCAGCTTTTCTTCGATGCCAACCTTGTGCGGGGGAAAAACTCTCCTGGCTTGCGAGGATTCTTTACCCGCAACGAGGCGATTGCGCAGTTGCTTGCTGGATCCGGCCTTAGCCACCGCATCAGCAGCAATGTCGTAACGATCAGCGGGCCAAACCCGGTGGCCGGCAATGGCGACGTTGCCGCGGATAAGTCGACGCTGCTCGACCCGATCCTCCTCGAACGCATCGATAACTGGAACGCGCCTCCCGTTTACGCTGGGGGTCAGATCGCGACCGGAGCAGCGCTCGGTGTTCTCGGCAATCGCGACGTTATGAGCACGCCGTTCACCGTCACGAGCTACACGTCGAAATTGATTGAAAACCAGAATTCGCAATCCGTTGCCGATGTCGTGAAAAACGATCCGGCCATCAGCAATGTTGAGCCTACCAATGTCGGCAACAGCAATTATTTCATCATACGTGGTGTCCAGGTCGGCAACGGGGCCCTTGCGTATAACGGACTGTTTGGCGTGGCGCCGAACGGCCAGACCACTCTTGCGGGCATCGAACGTGTTGAGGTCCTGAAAGGACCAGGTGCCTTCCTTGGCGGTCTTTCGCCAAGCGGTGTTGGCGGCGTGATCAATCTCGTGCCCAAACGCGCCGAGGATACGCCTCTGACGCAATTTACCACTACCTACGCCACCGACAGCCAGTTCGGCGGACATCTCGATATCGGGCGCCGTTTCGGCGACGGCAAGGAATGGGGCGCACGCGCCAACATCCTGTATCGCAACGGCGACACGTCGATTTCAGACCAGGCGCAAGAATTGGCGAATGGAACACTTGCGCTTGACTACAAGGGCGAGAGGTTTCGATTTGCCGTGGATCTCGGTCAGCAGGTGCTCAACACCGAGCGAATGAACAATACCGTGATTGCCGCGGCCGGTGTTCCGTTGGCGCGTCCACCAAAGCCCGAAAAAGGTTGGGTGTCGCCATGGAATTACAGCGACTTTACCGACAGATATGGCGCTGTTTCGGCTGAGTTGGACATTTCCGACAGTCTCAACGTGTACGCCAAGGGCGGTCTGAGTTCGATGGATTGGGATCAGGCGGTCGAGGCCGGCACCGGTCTTATGCCCAATGGCAACTTCACCGCAACCGGCCGTCGCTATCTGATCGATATTCACCGTCGTTCTGGTGAAGCCGGCCTGCGCGCCAATCTGGACACAGGTGCCGTTTCGCATGAGATCACGCTTTCGGTGAATGGCTACCGCGCTGACCGGAATTCGGCGGCCACGAGCATTCTGTCGGTGACACAATCCAATATCTACAACCCGGTCTTTGCGCCTGCGCCGACCATCATCGATACGCCGATAGGTCCGCAAAGCAAGACGACCTTCACCAGCCTGGCGCTTTCCGACACGCTTTCCGTATTCGATGAAAGGCTTCAGCTGACGCTGGGGCTGCGCAAGCAATATGTCGAGGTCGAGAATTTCAACGTCGTGACCGGAGCCCAAACGGGCTCGTATGAAAGCGACGCCCTGACACCCGTCATCGGTCTTGCCGTGAAGCCGTGGGACAACACCACTATCTATGCAAGCTATATCGAGGGTCTCAGTGCTGGCCAGACCGTGCCAGACACCTATTCCAATCGCGGCGAAGTCCTGTCTCCCTATGTGACGGAGCAATACGAGGCCGGCGTCAAGATCGATTGGGGCAATGTTCTTACGACACTGAGCGTTTTCCAGACCACGCAGGCTTCCGGTATCGCCAACAGCGCCAAGAACACATTCACGGCCGACGGCGAAACCGTCTATCGCGGCGTTGAATTCAACGTTGCAGGCGAGATCACGCCATCGCTTCGCGTTCTCGGTGGGCTTGTCCTTCTCGACACCAAGGCGACAAAGACGGCGAACGGTCTTTATGATGGAAGGAAGGCCGCCGGCGCGCCGGATTACACCGTTGCGCTCGGAATAGAATGGGATCCAAGCTTCCTTCCCAACCTGACGTTGTCGGCACGCATGAACTCGTCGGGATCATCCTATGTCGATGCGGCCAACATGCAAAAAATCTCCGGGTGGAACACCGTCGACCTTGGCGCACGCTACACCTGGGAGCGGGCAAACGCTCAGCCGATCATCTTCCAGGCAAATCTCACAAACGTTTTCAACGAAGCATACTGGAGCACTTTCCCCGGTTACAATCTGCTCTACCCGAGCGCGCCGCGCGCCTTGACCATTTCGACGACCTTCAAGTTTTGACGTAGCCGCCCGTCGATGCCTCATCTCTCGCGACGCGCGTTCCTGGCAGGTGGGGCGTCCATCGCCCTGTCCACGACAGCATCATACGCCTCGAACGAGTGGCGGAACGTCGAGACATCTCTGGGGCATGTGGACATTCCGGCTCATCCGCAACGCGTATTGGCGATCGATTCCCGCATCAGTCTGGAATCGGCGCTGGCCCTGGATCTGCCGGTGATAGGTTATAGCCACAGCCGCGCCCGGCCTTGGGTTCCTGTGCCCGACAGCGTGCCGATGCTGACAGCGCCACCGGACCTCGAGCAGATACTGATGTTGGCGCCGGACCTGATTTTGTGCCCGGACTCATCGCCAAATTCCGACTGGTGGCCGCTGGCCCGGCTGTCATCCATCGCGCCGGTCCTGCCTTCCAATCACCTTCAAACGTGGCAGATCAACCTACACCGCCTCGGGGACTGGCTTGGCAAGACGCCAATGGTGCAGCAGCGCCTGCGCGAACACGGCAGCCTGATCGAGGATATCCGGAGAGCCCACGCCGCTGCGCTGGCGCACCTGCATTTCGCTGCGCTCTACTACGATCCCGTCAGACGCCGCGCAATGGTCTGCAGCCAAGGCACGAGCTATGGCCTCGTCATGCCGGCGCAGGTCCTTTCGGAACTGGGCGGACGCGAAATCGGCGCGGACCGGCTCGGCCGCAATGGCGAGGTGACACTGGAGTGTTTCGGGAAAGTCTTTGGCGACGTTGACGCGATCTTGCTGATCGATTTTGGCAATGGCGCGACGCGCGCATTGTCGGCGGAGCCATTGTGGCAACGGTTGCCAGCCGTCCGTGCGGACCGAATTCACGTCGTGAAGGGAAATTGCGTGTTCGGTTCGGTATACACCGCACGTTATCTGGCCGAAGGCTGGCGCGGTCTTCTTGCCAGAGGACAGATGCGATGAGGTCGTTTGACGGGACAAACCTCCGGGTGATCCTGGTCTTCCTCGGTCTCGGCCTCGTTCTGGCGGCGACGGCCCTGATCGGCCTCTCCACCGGGGCCCGCAACCTGCCTCTCGGGGCTGTTCTCGAAGCGTTGCGAGGCCGAGGCGACGATGAAGCGCTGCTCATTGTCTGGGACATAAGAGTGCCCCGCGTCGCGATTGCGGCACTGGTGGGCGCTGCGCTGGCGGTGTCGGGCAGCATCATACAATCCGTCACCCGCAATCCCCTCGGGGATCCCGGCCTGCTTGGCATCAATGCCGGAGCGGCACTGGTGATCGTCATCGGAACCGGCATTCTGGGAACCGACGTCATTTCTTCTCCCTTCTGGCTCGCGGCCGTCGGCGCGGGTCTTGCTGCCTTCGCTGTGCAGGCTCTGGCGGGTCTCCCCACCCCGATGCGCCTGACGCTGGCCGGAATCGCCGTTGGCGCCTTTTGCTTCGGCCTTACACAGGCGATTGCCCTGGCCGATCCGGAACGTTTCGACCTCGTCCGGACCTGGCGCGCCGCCTCATTGGCTGCAGCGACGCCCGAAAACGTCATGAACTCGATCTGGATGTTCGGCGTCGGCTTTCTCCTGGCGATATGGCTGGCGCCACGCATCGGCCTGATCGCCCTCGGCGAGGATCGAGCAACCTCGCTCGGGATATCGGTAAACAGGACCAGGTTCATAAGTCTCATAGCCGTCATGCTGCTTGCAGGAAGTTCGACGGCAACCAGCGGACCCATCGCCTTCATCGGGCTTGCGGCGCCGCACGTTGCGCGGCGGGCAGTGCATGCAGGCGAAGGCGTCATGCTTGCCGTCGCGGCATTCATTGGCGCCGAGCTGGTCATCCTGGCGGATACTGTTGCGCGCACGGCCGCCGCACCGAACGAAATTCCCATAAGCGTGGTGATCGCCGCGCTGGGCGCGCCATTCCTCATTTTGGTGGCGCGCAGGCAGCAGCTATCGCTGCGCGCGTAGAGGGCGGACGATGGGACAGCCTGCCGAAGGGCATTTTTCACAGGATTTCCTGCGCAAGGCGGGATGGGCGGCGTTTTTCATTGCCGCAGTCCTGGGGCTGGCCATCGTGGCCCTTGCGACGGGGACGCTGCCGGTCAGCCTGCGTCAGGTGGCGATCGCCCTGTTCGGCGAAGGCGAGCCACGCATCAGGCTCGTCGTGGTGGAATGGCGGGCGCCGCGCATCGCTGCCGCGATACTTGCCGGAATGGCGCTCGGCATGGCAGGGGCACTGTTCCAGACATTGTTGCGCAACCCGCTGGGAAGTCCCGATATTATAGGCTTCGATTCCGGCGCCTTCAGCGGTGCGCTGCTGGCTATGGTGGCCGGTGCTTCCGAGATGACTGTCGCTGGCGCAAGTCTGGCGGGTGGACTGCTGGCAGGTGTGCTGATCTATGGTCTCTCCGGCTTCCGGAACGGCAGCACGGGGCGCATCATTCTGATCGGCATAGCCGTTAGCGCGTTCTTCATGGCGTTGAACGACTGGGTCGTCATGACCGCGCAACTCGATACGGCACTGGCGGCAGCGAGCTGGAAAGCGGGCTCGTTGAATGGCGTGGATGGCACCAAGCTTGCCTTGGGCGGCCTGATGCTGTGTCTGCTGCTGCCTGCGGCGCTGGCCTGCGCGCGCGCCTTGCGTATCCTTGAACTGGGCGACGACAGGGCCGCCAGCCTCGGCGAAAACGTCGCTGCCACGCAGCTGAAGATTGGCCTGGTCGGACTGGCTCTGACTGCCGTTGCGACCTTTGTGGCTGGCCCGGTCGGGTTCGTGGCGTTGATCGCGCCGCGCGTGGCCCTTTGGCTGATCGGCGGCGCATCAATTCCGCTGCTTGCCTCCGCGTTGTTCGGCGCGGTGTTCCTGTTGAGCAGCGATCTTGCCGGCCGGCTTTTTTTTCTGCCCCGCATCATCCCCACAGGAGCAATGACCGCCGCGTTGGGAGGCGTCTATTTCGTCGTGCTGCTCTGGAGCAGGCGAAATGGCAAAGGAGCACTGGCGTGAATGCTATTTCTCCAGCCCTTCATACCGAGGCTCTTTTTGCTGCCCCCGGCGGCACTCCGGTTCTGCGCGACGTCAATGTGCATTTTCCGCGCGGGGCCTTTTCCGCGATTATCGGGCCGAATGCATCCGGCAAGTCCACCTTGCTGCGATGTCTGGCGAAGCTTCTCCCGCCCTCTTCGGGACGGGCATTTCTCGACGGCAGGGATATCAGGCAGTTCGAGCGTGGCCTGTTTGCAAAGAGGGTTGGGTTGCTGCCGCAACAGACACAATTCCCGGATGGAGCGACACCGCTGGAACTGGTCCGGCGTGGGCGCCATCCTCATCACGGATGGTTTCGACCCTGGTCTGCCAACGATACGGTGGCCGTGGAGGAAGCCATGGTGGTGACTTCGACACTATCGATCGCACAGAATCCGGTTAACCAGCTGTCGGGTGGGCAAAAACAGAGAGTATCGCTGGCCATGCTTCTCGCTCAGGGCACCAATATCCTTCTTCTGGATGAACCAACCACATATCTCGACCTTTCGCACCAGATCGAAATTCTGGAAATTTGCAGCGGTCTTGTGTCTGCCGGCAAAACGGTAATCGCTATCATGCATGATCTTACTCTCGCGGCCCGTTACGCAAGCAATCTCGTCATCGTCAATCGGGGAACAGTCGTCGATCAGGGAAGTCCTTGGGATCTTCTGACGGAGACCGCGATCGAACGCTTCTTCGGACTAAGATGCTCCATCATTCCAGACCCGGAATACCGGACGCCAGTGATCCTGCCCAGGACCGCCTCTGCCGGCAGCCCCAATCCCGGGATGCCGCTATCGGCAAATAGGCGCGTCCAGGTTTTCTCCTGACGCCGGCGTCATCGACGATAGACGACGGCGATGTAGCCATCCGTGTTCAAAACCCTGATCGGCAGGGTTTCCGCGATGGTCCGAAGGACATTTTCGGCGTGACGGGTATCGAAAACTGCCGTCACCGGAATGTCACCGATGGAGTTGTCCATGAGAATGATCTTGCCGCGACGGTAACGCTCCAGCTCGGCAAGAACCTGACGAAGGGGGGCGTCTTCGAAAACAATGCGGTCGTGCCGCCAGGCCTGTACGAGGGGCACGTCGATTTGCGTCGCCGGCAGGATGCCGTTGTCACCATAGCTTACTTGCCAGCCCGACTCGACAACAACGGGGTCTGTTCCGGACGCCTTGATCGCCACCGAGTGCTCGACAACCGATACGGTGACAAGATCGAGCAACATCTTGACATCGAACGCCGTTCCGAGCGCCTGGATGTCTCCCATATCCGCCTGAACGACGAAAGGCCGATTTCTGTCAGGCGCCACCTGAAAGAACGCCTGGCCTCTGTGCAGGATGAGACGCCGCTCAGCGTCGGTGAACTGAAGCGACAGGGCGGAATAGCTGCCGAGTTCAACAGCGCTGCCATCGGGCAGGGTGAACGAGCGGCGTTCAGCAATATCCGTCGTGAATCCAGCGAACAGATCCGGTCGATTGAGGACGTATGCAGTTGGCGCGGCAATGAGTGCCACGAGACCACCAATCAGGAAATTTCGGCGATGGACGCGCTCCGATGGCCGCAGCCGATCGTATTCCGGCTTCACGATGTCGAAGCGGTCCCACAAGGTTCGGGCGCGGTCGTAGAAAGCCGGATGGGATGGGGAGATGGCCAGCCAAGTTTCAAAGGCAAGCCGATCCTCCTCGCTGACAGGCTCGTCCTTCATCCGAACGAACCATTCCAACGCTTCTATGTAGATCGGATCGGACTCGTCGCCCTGCATAAGCAGCCTGTCTTCCCGGCTTTGATCTGCTTCGCCCCGCCCGCTGGGTCTTATGAGTTCGCGTGTCCTCTGGTGTATAGGACACCCTGGAGAGGGAGACCAATCAAAGGCAGTTATTCCGAACCCAGGCGGCGATCGAGTTCAGCCATGGCAGCAACCACCTGCGTGATCACGGTATTCCGGGAAATTTTCATGCGGTCGGCGATTTCGTTGTAGGAAAGGCCCTCGATCCTGTTGAGCAGGAAAGCTTGCCGGCGACGTTTGGGCAGTTGGGTGATGGCCTCCAGAAGCCTGCGGAGTTCACTGCGATAGA
This genomic window contains:
- a CDS encoding iron chelate uptake ABC transporter family permease subunit gives rise to the protein MGQPAEGHFSQDFLRKAGWAAFFIAAVLGLAIVALATGTLPVSLRQVAIALFGEGEPRIRLVVVEWRAPRIAAAILAGMALGMAGALFQTLLRNPLGSPDIIGFDSGAFSGALLAMVAGASEMTVAGASLAGGLLAGVLIYGLSGFRNGSTGRIILIGIAVSAFFMALNDWVVMTAQLDTALAAASWKAGSLNGVDGTKLALGGLMLCLLLPAALACARALRILELGDDRAASLGENVAATQLKIGLVGLALTAVATFVAGPVGFVALIAPRVALWLIGGASIPLLASALFGAVFLLSSDLAGRLFFLPRIIPTGAMTAALGGVYFVVLLWSRRNGKGALA
- a CDS encoding ABC transporter ATP-binding protein; translation: MNAISPALHTEALFAAPGGTPVLRDVNVHFPRGAFSAIIGPNASGKSTLLRCLAKLLPPSSGRAFLDGRDIRQFERGLFAKRVGLLPQQTQFPDGATPLELVRRGRHPHHGWFRPWSANDTVAVEEAMVVTSTLSIAQNPVNQLSGGQKQRVSLAMLLAQGTNILLLDEPTTYLDLSHQIEILEICSGLVSAGKTVIAIMHDLTLAARYASNLVIVNRGTVVDQGSPWDLLTETAIERFFGLRCSIIPDPEYRTPVILPRTASAGSPNPGMPLSANRRVQVFS
- a CDS encoding FecR family protein; this encodes MQGDESDPIYIEALEWFVRMKDEPVSEEDRLAFETWLAISPSHPAFYDRARTLWDRFDIVKPEYDRLRPSERVHRRNFLIGGLVALIAAPTAYVLNRPDLFAGFTTDIAERRSFTLPDGSAVELGSYSALSLQFTDAERRLILHRGQAFFQVAPDRNRPFVVQADMGDIQALGTAFDVKMLLDLVTVSVVEHSVAIKASGTDPVVVESGWQVSYGDNGILPATQIDVPLVQAWRHDRIVFEDAPLRQVLAELERYRRGKIILMDNSIGDIPVTAVFDTRHAENVLRTIAETLPIRVLNTDGYIAVVYRR